Below is a genomic region from Virgibacillus dokdonensis.
GTAATTTGCAGGTGGTTGCACTTCTATATAATCATAAAATTGAGCTACTTTTTCTGCCTCTTCTGCTGATTTTTGCATCATCGTCTCAAAAACTTCTCCTTGATCACAAGCAGAGCCTATTAAAATGCCTTGACGGTATTTCTGTAATAAGGAACGTGGCAATCTTGGAACACGATAAAAATAATCAATATGGGCATGAGAAACAAGTTTATATAAGTTCTTTAATCCTTCTTCTGTCTGCGCAATTAACGTACAATGAAAAGGTCTTGAACGTTGATATGCATTACCTTCTCCCATATGTTTATTCAGCTGGTTATGGTTGATTATGTCTTTCTCTAATAGAGCTTGAACGAGTTTCCATAATAAATAGCCGGTTGCTTCCGCGTCATAAATCGCCCTGTGATGCTGCGTTAATTCAATATCCAGAAATTTACACAATGTATTCAATCGGTGATTTTTTAAATGTGGGAATAAAAATCTTGCTAATTCCAACGTATCAATAACAGCATTTGTAGCTTTTGGAAAATCAATTTTCTTAAAACCTTGATTTAAAAATCCCATATCAAAACTCGCATTATGGGCTACTAAAATATCATCTGCCATCCACTTGCGAAAATCTGCTAATACTTCGTCAACTTCTGGTGCATGCTCTACCATTTCATCCGTAATACCTGTAAGATCAATGGTTGTCTGCGATAAAGGATGGTGAGGATTTGCAAAAGATTCAAACCGATCCACAATTTCTCCTTGATGAATTTTCACAGCAGCTAATTCAATAATGGTGTCGTATACAGCTGATAAGCCTGTAGTCTCCACATCAAATACAACGTATGTAGCTGTAGCTAAATCTACATCTTGTTCATTATAAGCAATAGGAACACCGTCATCGACTAAATTCGCCTCTACACCATAAAGCACTTTTATACCATGCTTTTTTCCTGCGTTATAGGCATCAGGAAAACCTTGTACGCCTGCATGATCAGTAATAGCAATAGCTTTATGTCCCCATTTTGCTGCTTGAGCAACTAAATTTGCTGGTGAGACTACTGCATCCATTTGACTCATTGTCGTATGGGCATGTAATTCAACCCTTTTATCTTCATCCGGTGCCGCATCTTTCCTAGGCTCTACTTTTATTTCGTGTATGTCATTAGCCATCATTGCCAGTTCATTTGTATACATATCTGTTTGAATACTTCCCCGAGCTTTAATCCACATACCCTCTTTTACTGACTGAAATTTTTCAGCGTCTTCATCGCCTTTTGAAAACATTTTAATTTGTAATGAATCCGTATAATCCGTTGCTTTAATGATAAGCAAACTGCGACCGGAACGCAGTTTACGAATATCTACAGCGAAAATATAACCTTGAACCGTTATTCGACGCTCTTCTTCTAAAATTTCTTCCATATGAACAGGATCATCTTGAATCTTATAACCGAGCATCACAGGTTTATTTTCAGGCTGCAGTTTTGCGTGATCACGTTTGGTTTTCTCTTGCACGGTACGTTGAACAAGTTGCTGATCTTCTGCAGCTTTTTGTTCTTTAAACTGCTGAATAGCTTCTAATTTAGCTTTCACTTCTATTTGCAACTGAAAAACCGGTAAACCTGATTGCAAACAGAAAGATTTAAATGGCTCCTCGAGTCTTTTTTTCACAGCTTTGCTTTCTGCTTCATTTCTGGCGGTTAACATAATATTATTACCGTTAACTTTCGGTGTTTGTGATTGCACCATATCTTTATAGGCAGGTGACAATTGTGAAAGAGACTGAATAAAATTTCGCCAATATTTTAACGTCATTTGCTCATCGCAAGCTTTATTTGCCGTCTCAATGGTTAATTCGATCGTAGCAATTTGCGCAAAACTTGTTTGTAGTCGGTGTTTAAATACTTGATATACTTCGCAAGGCAATATTTGATTCGTATAAATATGAAAATGCCACGTCTTCGATTGCTTAAAAATTTCTAGCTTTTTTAAATAACTATCAGCAAAATAAGGCAATTGTTCTTCGGAAATTTCCAGTTGCTTTAACAGTACATCCATTTTCTTCTTTTTCGATATATCCATTGCTATCCTCCTGTCCCATTTCTAAATAGAAAGCTGTAAAACCCCTGTCACTCTTATGGACAAGGGTTTTTGTAAATACATCTCTTTCCAATTAAAGAAATAAACGTTGAATATCGTTCCATGTCACAACAATCATGAGTAACATGAGCAGTGCGAAACCTATAAAGTGGAACAAACCTTCTTTTTCTGGAGAAACCGGTTTTCCACGTATCGCTTCAATCCCAACAAACAACAATCTTCCTCCATCCAATGCTGGAAGTGGGACAAGATTGACAATCCCCAAGTTAATACTTAACATGGCCGTCCATAACAGGAAGTTTGTAAAACCAGTTTGTACAATTTGGTCTGTGGCATCATATATTCCGACTGGTCCTGATAAAGCATCAATGGACAATTGTCCCGTAATTAACATCCCTAAGTTTGTTAAAATGAGCTTCGATGTTTCATACGTCTGTGAAATGCCATATGGAATAGTACCTAAAATTGATTTTTCAAACGCTTGATATACACCAATTTGGCCAAATGATTCTTCCCCTTCAACACCTTCTGCTTCATTTGGAACTACCGTTAAAGCAATTTCTTCTCCATCGCGCAACACGGTCACATTGAGCTCTTCACTCGGGCTACTTCTTACGATCGTGTGAAATTCTTCCCAGGTAGAAATAGAGTCTTTCTCAATTTGGATTATTTCATCCCCCTCTTTTATACCTGCTTCAGCTGCCGGGCTATCAGCTATAACTTCTCCCATTTGTGCTTCTTCTACAGGCACACCTTGGATAATCCCAAGGATTAAGAAGATAAAAATAGCCAACACAAAGTTCATCATTGGCCCTGCAAATAATTGCATGGCTCGCTGTGTTACTGTTTTGGAAGCGAACTGCCTATCATAAGGAGCAATTTGTGTTTCTCTTTCGTCCATAACGAAGAAAGCTTTCGGGTCAACATCAAAAACAAGTTTTTCCTCTTCACCGACTTCATATCCTTTTATTTGCAATGCATGATCTAAATCCGCTTCTTCAATTTCAATAATACGGGCATTTGGATGTTTGGTTTTGTGATTTACAATAATTTTATTTACTTTTCCAAACTCATTAAATTCTAACCCTACATGATGACCAGGTTTTAAATCAATGATCTCTGGGTCTTCTCCGGCAACTCGCACGTAGCCACCAATTGGAAGGAGCCGGATGGTATAAACAGTTTCGTTCCTTGTAAATGCAAACACTTTTGGGCCAAAACCAATGGCAAACTCACGCGCTAACATGCCAGCTCGTTTAGCAAAAATTAAATGCCCCCATTCATGAATGAATACAAGGAGACCAAACATTAGAATAAACGCAATGACTGTATTCAAATAAAAGCACCTTCCTTTAAAAGTATCGGTTAATCATTCAATGCATCATTGATAAGTAAAATTGGTTTCAATGAATGGATGTAATCCTTATCTTTCCTATGAAGTCTATTAATTAAAAAAACCAACAAGATGTAATATTGGTAAAACAAATAATAAGCTGTCAAAGCGATCTAGAATACCGCCATGACCTGGAAGTACATTTCCTGAATCTTTCACCCCAAAGTGACGTTTGAACGCAGATTCAACCAAATCGCCAATTTGTCCAAATACAGATGCAATAATTGCTACCCCAATCATGCCAACTAAGCTATCTCCAATAGGATGAACAATTTGAAAGATAATACTTACAATAATCGCTAACAAAATACCGCCTAAAGCACCTTCTATTGTCTTATTTGGGCTGATTTTAGGCCATAGTTTATGCTTCCCAAAAGCTCGCCCTACAAAATAGGCTCCTGTATCTGTGGACCAAATAAGAAGAAATATGTAGAGGATCGTTGCTAATCCGCCTCCACCTTCTCCCCCCCTAGCTAAAAGCAAATAATAGAACCCCATCCCGACATAAATCGCTGAAATAAGAACAACGCCCGCATGGTCAAAGGTAAATTTATTTTTAACTAATACAGTATAGGACAATAGTAACAGGACAATAAGCATTAAAATTTCTGATTTCGTCAGCCACATAAACGGGATAGCATCCATATGTTCTGCCTGCAAAAGTACCCATAACAGCCCAATACCTAAAATGGAGGGGATGGAGTATTTAGCTATATTCCCCATCCTTAATAATTCTAAAAAACCAATTGTTGCCATTGCATACACTAAAATCTCAAATGGAAGGCCACCAATGATAACAAAGGGAACAAATATGATTAATGCAATGATGGCTGTAATAATCCGTTGCTTCATATACTACCTCACCTTAAATACCGCCATAACGACGCTGGCGTTGCTGATATTCTTCAATTGCTTGTTTAAATACTGCTTCATCAAAATCAGGCCAAAGAACTTCTGTAAACCAAAATTCAGTGTAAGCAAGTTGCCATAATAAAAAATTACTTAACCGTTGCTCGCCACTTGTTCGTATTAGTAAATCTGGATCGCTAAGTTCTTTTGTATATAAATATTTATCGAAGACTTCTTCGCTTATAGCTTCCAGATGAAGCTTTTCATTTTGCACATCTGTCACTACGTGTTTCATTGCTTGTATAATTTCATACCTACTACCATAGTTTAAAGCAAAATTTAATAATAATCCATCATTATTCTTTGTTTTATCCATCGCATACTGAACCGCTTCTTTTGTATGCTCTGGTAAAGCTTCAAATTCCCCAATGGTTTGAATTCGAACATTTCTTTCCATTAATTCAGGTAAGTGAATATGTAAAAATTCCTTAGGAAGCTTCATTAAAAAGTCAATTTCTTTTTGCGGTCGTTTCCAATTTTCTGTTGAAAATGCATATAAAGTTAAAATGTTAACATTACTCTTATGCGCTGCACGAACGGTCTTTACTACGGAGTCCACCCCTTCTTTATGACCCGCAATACGTGGTAATGACCTTTTTTTAGCCCATCTTCCATTTCCGTCCATAATAATTGCAACATGGTTTGGGATATTCTCTGTATTCTTTAATGGTTCTATTTCTTTTGTTTTCTTTTTTGTAAAGGGAAGTCTAATTGACATAGTTTGTCCTCCGAATATGTGTCAACGTTTCTAGTTCTCTATCTGCACCTATTTTATGACGTGCAAATAGATTATATGATATATGAATCATCATTATATCATGTAAACCAAGTTTTATTATACCGATTTTTTCTAAAA
It encodes:
- the rseP gene encoding RIP metalloprotease RseP, giving the protein MNTVIAFILMFGLLVFIHEWGHLIFAKRAGMLAREFAIGFGPKVFAFTRNETVYTIRLLPIGGYVRVAGEDPEIIDLKPGHHVGLEFNEFGKVNKIIVNHKTKHPNARIIEIEEADLDHALQIKGYEVGEEEKLVFDVDPKAFFVMDERETQIAPYDRQFASKTVTQRAMQLFAGPMMNFVLAIFIFLILGIIQGVPVEEAQMGEVIADSPAAEAGIKEGDEIIQIEKDSISTWEEFHTIVRSSPSEELNVTVLRDGEEIALTVVPNEAEGVEGEESFGQIGVYQAFEKSILGTIPYGISQTYETSKLILTNLGMLITGQLSIDALSGPVGIYDATDQIVQTGFTNFLLWTAMLSINLGIVNLVPLPALDGGRLLFVGIEAIRGKPVSPEKEGLFHFIGFALLMLLMIVVTWNDIQRLFL
- a CDS encoding phosphatidate cytidylyltransferase — translated: MKQRIITAIIALIIFVPFVIIGGLPFEILVYAMATIGFLELLRMGNIAKYSIPSILGIGLLWVLLQAEHMDAIPFMWLTKSEILMLIVLLLLSYTVLVKNKFTFDHAGVVLISAIYVGMGFYYLLLARGGEGGGGLATILYIFLLIWSTDTGAYFVGRAFGKHKLWPKISPNKTIEGALGGILLAIIVSIIFQIVHPIGDSLVGMIGVAIIASVFGQIGDLVESAFKRHFGVKDSGNVLPGHGGILDRFDSLLFVLPILHLVGFFN
- a CDS encoding isoprenyl transferase; translation: MSIRLPFTKKKTKEIEPLKNTENIPNHVAIIMDGNGRWAKKRSLPRIAGHKEGVDSVVKTVRAAHKSNVNILTLYAFSTENWKRPQKEIDFLMKLPKEFLHIHLPELMERNVRIQTIGEFEALPEHTKEAVQYAMDKTKNNDGLLLNFALNYGSRYEIIQAMKHVVTDVQNEKLHLEAISEEVFDKYLYTKELSDPDLLIRTSGEQRLSNFLLWQLAYTEFWFTEVLWPDFDEAVFKQAIEEYQQRQRRYGGI